In Microbacterium sp. AB, a single genomic region encodes these proteins:
- a CDS encoding lipoate--protein ligase family protein, with amino-acid sequence MHGEYKVPGGKLVVVDLEVEAGRIGGFHLAGDFFLEPDTALEDINRAVTGLPDTADVPAIAAAIRARLPEGAQLLGFTPEAVGTAVRRALVTASSWTDFEWEVIDDPAVSPLVNIALDEVLTERVGDGLRRPTLRIWEWERSAVVIGSFQSFRNEVDPDGAKRHGFEIVRRISGGGAMLMGAEQIITYSLYVPASLVAGLTFADSYAFLDDWVLQALRSIGIEATYQPLNDIASPSGKIGGAAQKRLANGGVLHHATLSYDIDGQALSEVLRIGREKLSDKGTVSAVKRVDPIRSQTGMARRDIIDRFIASFQGFTGATRGSVSAEELAAAEELVRTKFGTDAWLHRVP; translated from the coding sequence GTGCATGGCGAGTACAAGGTCCCCGGAGGAAAGCTCGTTGTCGTCGACCTGGAGGTCGAGGCGGGGAGGATCGGCGGCTTCCACCTGGCCGGCGACTTCTTCCTCGAGCCCGACACGGCGCTCGAGGACATCAACCGCGCGGTGACGGGCCTCCCCGACACCGCCGACGTCCCCGCGATCGCGGCCGCCATCCGCGCGCGGCTCCCGGAGGGGGCGCAGCTGCTGGGGTTCACGCCCGAGGCCGTCGGCACCGCCGTGCGGCGCGCTCTCGTCACCGCCTCGAGCTGGACCGACTTCGAGTGGGAGGTGATCGACGACCCCGCCGTCTCGCCCCTCGTCAACATCGCCCTCGACGAGGTGCTCACCGAGCGCGTCGGCGACGGTCTCCGCAGGCCCACCCTCCGCATCTGGGAGTGGGAGAGGTCGGCCGTCGTCATCGGCTCGTTCCAGTCGTTCCGCAACGAGGTCGACCCCGACGGCGCGAAGCGGCACGGCTTCGAGATCGTGCGGCGGATCTCGGGCGGCGGCGCCATGCTCATGGGCGCGGAGCAGATCATCACGTACTCGCTGTACGTGCCCGCGTCCCTCGTCGCGGGGCTGACGTTCGCCGACTCGTACGCGTTCCTCGACGACTGGGTGCTGCAGGCGCTGCGCTCGATCGGCATCGAGGCGACGTATCAGCCGCTCAACGACATCGCGAGCCCGTCGGGGAAGATCGGCGGGGCGGCCCAGAAGCGCCTCGCCAACGGCGGCGTCCTCCACCACGCGACGCTCTCGTACGACATCGACGGGCAGGCGCTGTCGGAGGTGCTGCGCATCGGGCGGGAGAAGCTCAGCGACAAGGGCACCGTCTCGGCGGTCAAGCGGGTGGACCCCATCCGCAGCCAGACGGGGATGGCACGGCGCGACATCATCGACCGCTTCATCGCGTCGTTCCAGGGCTTCACGGGCGCGACGCGCGGCTCGGTCTCGGCGGAGGAGCTGGCCGCGGCGGAGGAGCTCGTGCGCACGAAGTTCGGCACGGACGCGTGGCTGCACCGCGTCCCGTGA
- a CDS encoding DNA-methyltransferase, whose amino-acid sequence MAAPRPVSVEGPGALDDAPLDALAPARGAVTIHYGDNLDVARTLPDGAFAIAYLDPPFNTGRDRETDESRRGVSIAARTEPETWIAAAAEPEDGALLGHPDGADISAPDGRGREPRAVAHAGFHGRGYERVRGALRTFDDRFDDYWGFLVPRIEEAWRLLADDGTLYLHLDYREAHYAKVMLDAVFGRDCFLNELIWAYDYGAKSRSRWPTKHDTILVYVKDPDRYWFDSGAVDREPYMAPGLVTREKARRGKLPTDVWWHTIVPTNGSERTGYATQKPEGILRRIVQASSRPGDRVLDMFAGSGTTGAVAADLGRDAILIDDNPDAVRVMGERIPDARVVLRRPAR is encoded by the coding sequence GTGGCTGCACCGCGTCCCGTGAGCGTCGAGGGCCCCGGCGCCCTCGACGACGCCCCGCTCGACGCGCTCGCGCCGGCGCGCGGGGCGGTCACCATCCACTACGGAGACAACCTCGACGTCGCGCGCACGCTGCCCGACGGCGCCTTCGCGATCGCGTACCTCGACCCGCCCTTCAACACCGGCAGGGACCGCGAGACGGACGAGAGCCGCCGCGGCGTCTCGATCGCCGCGCGCACCGAGCCGGAGACGTGGATCGCGGCTGCCGCCGAGCCCGAGGACGGCGCCCTGCTCGGGCATCCCGACGGCGCCGACATCTCGGCGCCCGATGGGCGGGGGAGGGAGCCGAGGGCCGTCGCGCACGCGGGCTTCCACGGCCGCGGCTACGAGCGCGTGCGCGGCGCCCTCCGCACGTTCGACGACCGGTTCGACGACTACTGGGGCTTCCTCGTGCCGCGCATCGAGGAGGCCTGGCGCCTGCTGGCCGACGACGGCACGCTGTACCTGCACCTTGACTACCGGGAGGCGCACTACGCGAAGGTCATGCTCGACGCGGTGTTCGGGCGCGACTGCTTCCTCAACGAGCTCATCTGGGCCTACGACTACGGCGCGAAGTCGCGCAGCCGCTGGCCCACGAAGCACGACACGATCCTCGTCTACGTGAAGGACCCCGACCGGTACTGGTTCGACTCCGGCGCCGTGGACCGCGAGCCGTACATGGCCCCGGGCCTCGTCACGCGCGAGAAGGCGCGGCGGGGCAAGCTGCCGACGGACGTCTGGTGGCACACGATCGTGCCGACGAACGGGAGCGAGCGGACGGGCTACGCGACGCAGAAGCCCGAGGGCATCCTGCGCCGCATCGTCCAGGCGTCCTCGCGCCCCGGCGACCGCGTGCTCGACATGTTCGCGGGCAGCGGCACGACGGGGGCCGTCGCCGCGGATCTCGGGCGCGACGCGATCCTCATCGACGACAACCCCGACGCCGTCCGCGTCATGGGGGAGCGCATCCCCGACGCCCGCGTCGTCCTGCGCAGGCCGGCGCGCTGA
- a CDS encoding bifunctional metallophosphatase/5'-nucleotidase, protein MAPDYGLPAATASASAPPDDTTERIPLTLMATTDVHGHVLDWDYFQDAPFPADDALGLTRTATAIDEVRAERGAESVVVLDNGDAIQGTPLTYYYGMGDGAPSVLADEVEHPMATAFDAIGYDAQVVGNHEYNYGLDLLSAYEEDLDAPLLGANVVDAATGEPYHEPYTLIEREIGGESVTIGVLGLVTPGVRVWDRGIVEGVLEFRDVVETAEEWVPVVEEQADVVVVLAHTGKGTTPDADYDRTALTEDAARNIATMVPGIDVVVGGHSHNDEPQEVVENVAGEPVLITQPNYWARSVSQVDLSLVADGDGFRVDWSDEAAPTVTPRYGTDGLAESTAVADAVRDAHDTTVAYVDTPVATSTEELLTETSRYEDTPIIEFIGEVQADTVDAALEGTEYAGLPVVSQASPFSRTARFPQGEVTIRDLAGLYIYENTLLGVVLTGREIDDYLEYSARYYVQTPEGAEFDPENGTNAVYPDAPEGVPDYAYDVLTGLDYTIDVSQDLGERVSDLRHPDGTPVGDDECFVLAVNNYRQSGGSDYPHVAEAPVVYDDRLEIRQLLVDWASERGVIDPADFFTENWTLTTEPAEAPTPTPTPTPTGEPSPEPTDAPTPGPRETEPPGPEERQPLVPTDGSTAAVAAVAAIAVVAGAGLLVTRRARRRV, encoded by the coding sequence AGGACGCCCCGTTCCCGGCCGACGACGCGCTGGGCCTGACGAGGACGGCGACCGCGATCGACGAGGTGCGCGCCGAGCGCGGCGCCGAGTCGGTCGTCGTGCTCGACAACGGCGACGCCATCCAGGGGACCCCGCTGACGTACTACTACGGCATGGGGGACGGCGCGCCATCCGTTCTGGCGGACGAGGTCGAGCACCCGATGGCGACGGCCTTCGACGCGATCGGGTACGACGCGCAGGTCGTCGGCAACCACGAGTACAACTACGGGCTCGACCTGCTCTCCGCCTACGAGGAGGACCTCGACGCGCCGCTCCTCGGCGCGAACGTGGTCGACGCCGCCACCGGAGAGCCCTATCACGAGCCCTACACCCTCATCGAGCGGGAGATCGGCGGCGAGAGCGTCACGATCGGCGTGCTCGGCCTCGTCACGCCCGGCGTGCGCGTGTGGGATCGCGGCATCGTCGAGGGCGTGCTCGAGTTCCGCGACGTCGTGGAGACCGCCGAGGAGTGGGTGCCCGTCGTCGAGGAGCAGGCCGACGTCGTCGTCGTGCTCGCGCACACGGGCAAGGGGACCACCCCCGACGCGGACTACGACCGCACGGCGCTCACCGAGGACGCCGCGAGGAACATCGCCACCATGGTGCCCGGCATCGACGTCGTCGTGGGCGGGCACAGCCACAACGACGAGCCGCAGGAGGTCGTCGAGAACGTCGCGGGCGAGCCCGTGCTCATCACCCAGCCGAACTACTGGGCGCGCTCCGTGAGCCAGGTCGACCTCTCGCTCGTCGCCGACGGCGACGGCTTCCGCGTCGACTGGTCGGACGAGGCGGCCCCGACCGTGACCCCGCGCTACGGGACGGACGGACTGGCGGAGTCGACGGCGGTCGCGGACGCCGTCCGCGACGCGCACGACACGACGGTCGCCTACGTCGACACCCCCGTCGCGACGTCGACGGAGGAGCTGCTCACCGAGACCTCGCGCTACGAGGACACCCCCATCATCGAGTTCATCGGCGAGGTGCAGGCCGACACCGTCGACGCGGCGCTGGAGGGCACGGAGTACGCCGGCCTGCCGGTCGTCTCCCAGGCCTCGCCGTTCTCGCGGACGGCGCGCTTCCCGCAGGGAGAGGTGACGATCCGCGATCTGGCGGGGCTCTACATCTACGAGAACACCCTGCTCGGCGTGGTCCTGACGGGCCGCGAGATCGACGACTACCTGGAGTACTCGGCGAGGTATTACGTGCAGACGCCGGAGGGCGCGGAGTTCGACCCGGAGAACGGGACCAACGCGGTGTACCCCGATGCCCCCGAGGGCGTCCCCGACTACGCGTACGACGTGCTCACGGGCCTCGACTACACGATCGACGTCTCGCAGGACCTCGGCGAGCGCGTGAGCGACCTGCGCCACCCCGACGGGACCCCCGTCGGGGACGACGAGTGCTTCGTGCTGGCCGTCAACAACTACCGGCAGAGCGGCGGCTCGGACTACCCGCACGTCGCCGAGGCGCCTGTCGTCTACGACGACAGGCTGGAGATCCGGCAGCTCCTCGTCGACTGGGCCTCGGAGCGCGGCGTGATCGACCCGGCGGACTTCTTCACCGAGAACTGGACGCTCACGACGGAGCCGGCCGAGGCGCCCACGCCCACGCCCACGCCGACGCCCACGGGAGAGCCTTCCCCCGAGCCGACGGACGCCCCGACGCCGGGCCCGCGCGAGACGGAGCCGCCCGGGCCGGAGGAGAGGCAGCCCCTCGTCCCGACGGACGGCTCGACCGCGGCGGTCGCGGCCGTCGCCGCGATCGCCGTCGTCGCGGGGGCCGGGCTGCTCGTCACGCGCCGCGCACGCCGGCGCGTCTGA